One Arthrobacter sp. StoSoilB20 DNA segment encodes these proteins:
- a CDS encoding NADP-dependent oxidoreductase: MKAMTYSKYGNPDVLELTEQPMPKVGPGMVLVKVKASSVNPVDWKIMGGHLDPLMDLQFPAIPGWDVAGVVEAVGIDAPHFKPGDEVISYGRKDYVHGGSFAEYIALPERLLARKPESLDWNESAGLPLAGLTAYQVLNRLGLQSGETVLIHGGSGGVGSLGIQIAVARGAKVIATASEKNHDFLRSLGAEPVAYGEGLAARVKAVRPEGVDVVADFVGGNLEATLEVLADNGRHASIADNEVEAHGGTWMWVNPVGAELQQLADLVDEHKIRVEVATALPLAEAADAFRLNMEGHTRGKIVVTVP; this comes from the coding sequence ATGAAGGCAATGACTTACAGCAAATACGGAAACCCCGACGTCCTTGAACTGACAGAGCAACCAATGCCCAAGGTGGGGCCGGGAATGGTCCTGGTCAAAGTGAAGGCATCCTCCGTCAATCCGGTGGACTGGAAAATCATGGGAGGCCACCTTGATCCGCTCATGGACCTCCAATTTCCGGCGATCCCCGGGTGGGACGTCGCGGGCGTTGTGGAAGCTGTTGGTATTGACGCTCCCCACTTCAAGCCCGGCGACGAAGTGATCTCCTACGGCCGGAAGGACTACGTCCACGGCGGCAGTTTCGCCGAGTACATCGCCCTGCCGGAGCGGCTGCTTGCCCGCAAGCCGGAATCGTTGGACTGGAATGAGTCGGCCGGGCTGCCCCTGGCCGGACTCACCGCGTACCAGGTGCTCAACCGCCTGGGCCTTCAGTCGGGAGAAACAGTCCTGATCCACGGCGGGTCCGGCGGGGTGGGCTCCCTGGGTATTCAGATCGCCGTGGCGCGCGGCGCGAAGGTGATCGCCACGGCATCTGAAAAGAACCACGACTTCCTGCGGTCACTGGGTGCCGAACCTGTTGCCTACGGTGAAGGCCTTGCCGCCAGGGTGAAGGCCGTGCGTCCCGAAGGCGTGGACGTGGTGGCCGACTTCGTGGGCGGCAACCTTGAAGCCACGCTTGAGGTCCTGGCCGACAACGGGCGCCACGCCTCCATTGCCGACAACGAGGTGGAGGCCCACGGCGGTACCTGGATGTGGGTCAATCCCGTGGGCGCCGAACTTCAACAACTCGCTGACCTGGTGGACGAGCACAAGATCCGGGTGGAAGTAGCCACCGCGCTGCCCCTGGCCGAGGCAGCTGATGCTTTCCGGCTCAACATGGAGGGCCACACCCGCGGGAAGATCGTGGTCACCGTTCCTTAA
- a CDS encoding DUF6480 family protein — protein MSGPNPDPYEDKITGLEPGGGVPPGETPPGESSTAGPQGHDEGGPRKGTQALWLAAIGAGVLLSLLYFIGYIVGFFD, from the coding sequence GTGTCAGGACCCAATCCCGATCCGTATGAGGACAAGATCACCGGCCTTGAGCCCGGCGGCGGAGTGCCACCGGGAGAAACGCCTCCGGGCGAATCCTCCACCGCAGGCCCCCAAGGCCATGACGAGGGCGGCCCCCGGAAGGGAACCCAGGCCTTATGGCTTGCCGCCATCGGCGCCGGAGTCCTGCTCTCGCTGCTGTACTTCATCGGCTACATCGTTGGCTTCTTCGATTAG
- a CDS encoding malate dehydrogenase produces the protein MSTPIKIAVTGAAGQIGYSLLFRIASGALFGADTPVQLRLLEITPALKALEGVVMELDDCAFPALDSVEIGDDADHIFDGVNLALLVGARPRTKGMERGDLLSANGAIFTAQGKALNRVAADDVRIGVTGNPANTNALIAMSNAPDIPAERFSALTRLDHNRALGQLAKKLQVPVGDIRKMTVWGNHSATQYPDIFNAEVAGRNAAEAVNDQDWIENEFIPTVARRGAAIIDARGASSAASAASATIDAARDWLLGTPEGDWVSMAVASDGSYGVPEGLIYSYPVTTSGGNWEIVQGLEVNDFSRKRMDATAAELSEERAAVAELGLI, from the coding sequence ATGAGCACACCCATCAAGATCGCTGTGACCGGCGCGGCCGGCCAGATCGGCTACAGCCTCCTCTTCCGGATCGCCAGTGGCGCCTTGTTCGGCGCCGATACGCCGGTGCAACTGAGGCTCCTGGAAATCACGCCGGCGTTGAAGGCACTTGAGGGTGTGGTGATGGAGCTCGATGACTGTGCGTTTCCCGCGCTCGACTCCGTGGAAATCGGCGACGACGCTGATCACATTTTCGACGGCGTGAACCTCGCCTTGCTCGTTGGCGCCCGTCCGCGCACCAAGGGCATGGAACGCGGCGACCTGCTCAGTGCCAATGGAGCTATTTTCACAGCACAAGGCAAGGCGCTGAACCGGGTCGCGGCCGACGATGTCCGCATTGGAGTGACAGGCAACCCGGCCAATACCAACGCCTTGATTGCGATGAGCAACGCCCCTGACATACCCGCTGAGCGGTTCAGCGCCCTGACCCGGCTGGACCACAACCGCGCCCTTGGACAGCTTGCCAAAAAACTCCAGGTCCCCGTAGGGGATATCCGCAAAATGACGGTCTGGGGCAATCATTCCGCAACGCAGTATCCGGACATCTTTAATGCAGAGGTCGCCGGCCGGAACGCGGCCGAGGCGGTGAACGACCAGGACTGGATAGAGAACGAATTCATCCCCACGGTTGCCCGGCGGGGTGCGGCGATCATCGATGCCCGGGGTGCGTCCTCCGCGGCATCGGCAGCGTCGGCCACCATCGACGCAGCCCGCGACTGGCTGCTCGGCACACCGGAGGGCGATTGGGTTTCCATGGCCGTTGCCTCTGACGGATCATATGGAGTGCCCGAAGGCCTCATCTATTCGTACCCGGTGACAACCTCAGGCGGGAACTGGGAAATTGTTCAAGGGCTGGAAGTGAACGACTTCAGCCGCAAAAGGATGGATGCGACAGCCGCCGAGCTTTCTGAGGAGCGGGCCGCCGTGGCTGAACTCGGCTTGATCTGA
- a CDS encoding type II toxin-antitoxin system RelE/ParE family toxin: protein MTDSAGTSPSPWTIEVTSPALRGFRRLPEKAATAIIEFVTGPLAENPHRLSKPLTNELLGLRTARRGDYRVLFTLDLEEHVLFVHRIEHRSDLYKPR, encoded by the coding sequence GTGACCGATTCGGCCGGCACCAGTCCAAGTCCATGGACGATCGAAGTCACAAGCCCGGCGTTGCGCGGCTTCAGGCGCTTACCGGAAAAGGCCGCTACCGCGATCATTGAGTTCGTCACCGGACCCCTGGCGGAGAATCCGCATCGGCTCAGCAAGCCTTTGACGAACGAACTCCTCGGACTCCGCACCGCTCGGCGAGGCGATTATCGGGTGCTCTTCACTCTGGACCTTGAAGAACATGTCCTTTTTGTCCACCGCATCGAACATCGATCTGATCTTTACAAACCCCGATAA
- a CDS encoding LysR family transcriptional regulator — protein MKMKLEQLRSFEALARVGHFTRAAEQLYVAQPSLSRQIAALEADLGTALFHRGPAGATLTHAGELLLPIARRMLGDAETAREQMNELAGLRRGRVRLGAPPTLCVSLVADVLAAFRSAHPGVELHITEGGSRFLVDALNESALDLALVVTRGTDPAVQGTELVPLLTEELVVVSAAGSGWREELTLEELADIPQVAFNRSYDLRVATEAAFAAKGLEPVIAVEGAEMDAVLRFVERGLGVAVVPAMVVIGRPGLRSVRLVNPSLRRTVNLARRNDIGPSAATAAMQEFIFSTVDRLAAPGTELARLVTPTARH, from the coding sequence ATGAAGATGAAGTTGGAGCAGTTGCGCTCATTCGAGGCCCTTGCCAGGGTGGGGCATTTCACACGTGCGGCCGAGCAACTCTACGTGGCGCAGCCATCCCTGAGCAGGCAGATCGCTGCGCTGGAAGCAGATCTGGGAACGGCACTGTTCCACCGTGGACCCGCCGGAGCCACGCTGACGCATGCGGGAGAACTGCTTCTGCCCATCGCCCGGCGCATGCTCGGTGACGCGGAGACCGCCCGGGAGCAGATGAATGAGCTGGCGGGTTTGCGCCGGGGCCGCGTCCGCCTGGGCGCCCCGCCCACGCTGTGCGTCTCACTGGTGGCTGATGTACTGGCTGCTTTCCGCAGCGCGCATCCCGGAGTGGAACTGCATATCACTGAAGGCGGCTCGCGTTTCCTGGTCGATGCCCTGAACGAAAGCGCCCTGGACCTGGCCCTGGTGGTCACCCGCGGAACAGATCCCGCAGTACAGGGCACCGAACTGGTTCCGCTGCTGACCGAAGAGCTGGTGGTTGTCTCCGCCGCCGGATCAGGGTGGCGGGAAGAACTCACCTTGGAGGAATTGGCCGACATTCCCCAGGTGGCCTTCAATCGAAGCTATGACCTGCGGGTGGCCACGGAAGCCGCGTTCGCCGCCAAGGGGCTGGAACCGGTGATCGCCGTCGAGGGCGCCGAGATGGACGCAGTGTTGAGGTTCGTCGAACGTGGCCTGGGCGTGGCTGTGGTGCCGGCCATGGTTGTCATCGGCAGGCCCGGACTGCGCAGTGTCCGCCTGGTCAACCCCTCGCTGAGAAGGACCGTCAATCTGGCCCGGCGCAATGACATTGGTCCTTCAGCAGCCACCGCAGCAATGCAGGAGTTCATCTTCAGTACTGTTGACCGGCTGGCGGCGCCGGGCACCGAGCTTGCCCGTCTGGTCACGCCAACTGCACGTCATTGA
- a CDS encoding SMP-30/gluconolactonase/LRE family protein codes for MDELITGTLEKLFEGTVWAEGPAWIPESQTVRWSDIPNNRSLEFNPATGATREYATGVEYTNGRTLDHDGSVVQCSHGRRRVERDHDGVVSPIVEAFGGHRLNSPNDVVVAADGTVWFTDPPYGILPGTVEGHEGEQEYGGCYVFRLNPATNDLTPVITDLVHPNGLAFSPDESRLFVSDTAGASHGVPFRIAAYPVEDGRCGAGTTFVELEEDRASDGFRVDVEGRVWTSAGASVRVYAPDGGLVTAVELPERVSNLCFGGVDGHDLYITATTSLYRVRTATRDTVWGR; via the coding sequence ATGGACGAACTGATCACCGGCACTCTGGAAAAGCTCTTCGAAGGCACCGTGTGGGCAGAAGGGCCGGCCTGGATACCGGAATCGCAAACAGTCCGCTGGAGCGACATCCCCAACAACCGCAGCCTGGAGTTCAACCCGGCAACCGGTGCAACCCGTGAGTACGCCACCGGCGTCGAATACACCAATGGCCGGACGCTGGACCATGACGGCAGCGTGGTGCAGTGCAGCCACGGCCGCAGGCGGGTGGAACGGGACCACGACGGCGTCGTGTCACCGATCGTTGAAGCGTTCGGTGGGCATCGGCTCAACTCGCCCAACGACGTTGTGGTGGCCGCCGATGGAACGGTGTGGTTCACGGATCCGCCCTACGGAATCCTGCCCGGGACGGTGGAAGGCCACGAGGGCGAGCAGGAGTACGGCGGCTGCTACGTGTTTCGGTTGAACCCCGCAACCAATGACCTGACGCCGGTGATTACCGATTTGGTCCATCCGAACGGTTTGGCTTTTTCACCGGATGAATCGCGGCTGTTCGTCTCCGATACCGCCGGCGCGTCCCACGGAGTCCCGTTCCGCATTGCCGCCTATCCGGTTGAGGATGGCCGGTGTGGGGCCGGAACCACCTTTGTGGAACTTGAAGAGGACCGGGCCTCGGACGGTTTCCGCGTTGACGTCGAGGGCAGGGTGTGGACTTCGGCCGGGGCCTCGGTGCGGGTTTACGCGCCCGACGGCGGGCTGGTGACCGCCGTCGAACTTCCGGAAAGGGTGTCCAATCTCTGTTTCGGCGGAGTCGACGGGCATGACCTCTACATCACGGCCACCACATCCCTCTATCGTGTGCGGACGGCGACGCGTGACACAGTGTGGGGTCGCTGA
- a CDS encoding MFS transporter — protein MTGPESSTGGKDPRKAAMSGWIGSALEYYDFALYSLAATLLFPTIFFPTENPTVGIIASLATYAVGYVSRPLGAVILGAYGDRHGRKKVLVFAMLLMGFATFAVGLLPTYGQVGLLAPVLLVILRLIQGFAVAGELGGASAMIVEHSPDAKRGFFASFSLQGTQVGSILATAVLIPLAAFLPDEQFHAWGWRLPFLLSAVVILAGYVIRRRVDEPPAYLAQSGDAGAKRRFPLVDLLRTHPWVLVRCVIMTFTNVIGMATLIFGVSFATQKGYGIGFSSSEFLWVTLAANVAAVLTIPLFGALSDKIGRRSLMVAGGLAGGLLTVGYLWAIEQRSLPLVFVCVVIVQGILFQMWNATFATFFQEQFPMRMRVTGFAVSQNIGLMIASFFPSLFTAIAPPGSANIPLVIGLTTLGICAVSAVATLLSSDTRGKSLEDLEAR, from the coding sequence ATCACAGGTCCGGAATCCAGCACCGGCGGGAAAGATCCGAGGAAGGCCGCCATGAGCGGCTGGATCGGAAGCGCGCTGGAGTACTACGACTTCGCGCTGTATTCCTTGGCAGCAACGCTCCTGTTTCCCACCATCTTCTTTCCCACGGAAAACCCCACGGTGGGCATCATCGCCTCGCTGGCAACCTACGCCGTGGGCTACGTTTCCCGCCCGCTCGGTGCCGTGATCCTGGGCGCCTACGGAGACCGGCACGGGCGCAAGAAAGTCCTTGTCTTCGCCATGCTGCTCATGGGCTTCGCCACGTTTGCGGTCGGCCTCCTGCCGACCTACGGACAGGTGGGCCTCCTGGCTCCCGTCCTCCTGGTAATCCTCCGGCTGATCCAGGGCTTCGCCGTGGCAGGTGAACTCGGCGGTGCCAGCGCCATGATCGTGGAGCACTCCCCCGACGCCAAGCGCGGCTTCTTCGCAAGCTTCAGCCTCCAAGGCACGCAGGTGGGTTCAATCCTTGCAACCGCCGTCCTGATTCCGCTGGCCGCATTCCTCCCTGACGAGCAATTCCATGCCTGGGGCTGGCGCCTGCCGTTCCTGCTCAGCGCAGTAGTGATCCTGGCCGGCTACGTCATCCGCCGCCGCGTGGACGAGCCCCCGGCCTATCTGGCCCAGTCCGGGGACGCCGGCGCCAAGCGCCGCTTCCCGCTGGTGGACCTCCTGCGTACCCACCCCTGGGTTCTGGTCCGGTGCGTCATCATGACCTTTACCAACGTGATCGGCATGGCCACCCTCATCTTCGGGGTCTCCTTCGCCACCCAAAAGGGCTACGGCATCGGCTTCTCCAGCAGCGAGTTCCTCTGGGTTACCCTGGCTGCCAACGTCGCAGCAGTCCTGACCATCCCGCTGTTCGGCGCACTGTCCGACAAGATCGGCCGGCGTTCCCTGATGGTCGCCGGTGGCCTTGCGGGCGGACTGCTCACCGTGGGCTACCTGTGGGCCATCGAACAGCGCAGCCTGCCCTTGGTATTCGTCTGCGTCGTGATTGTCCAAGGCATCCTCTTCCAGATGTGGAACGCCACCTTCGCTACGTTCTTCCAGGAGCAGTTCCCCATGCGGATGAGGGTCACCGGTTTCGCGGTCTCCCAGAACATCGGCCTCATGATCGCCTCGTTCTTCCCGAGCCTGTTCACGGCCATCGCTCCCCCGGGCTCAGCCAACATTCCCCTGGTTATTGGCCTGACCACCCTGGGAATCTGTGCTGTGTCCGCTGTGGCAACGCTCTTGTCTTCTGACACCCGGGGCAAGTCGCTCGAGGACCTTGAAGCACGCTAG
- a CDS encoding MFS transporter: MTTETTEGVGFRSRRGPILIALMLATGLVAIDSTIVATAVPSMVEDIGGFSSFPWLFSAYLLAQAVSVPIYAKLSDVVGRKPIILSGIGLFLLGSILCGFAWSMPALIAFRVLQGLGAGAVQPVAITIAGDIYTLAERAKVQGYLASVWAISSVVGPTLGGVFASLEIWRWIFFINIPLCFLAGWMLIRTFHENIERAKHRIDYLGAGLLTVSLSLLILGALEGGQAWAWNSPVSITVFAVGGLLFAAFVLAERRAAEPILPAWVLSRRLLATTALISFGVGAVMLGLTSYVPTFLEGALKTSPILAGLALAALTLGWPISASQAGRFYLRIGFKRTALIGIVISVAGAAVLAFTASSPNVVLVALACFIVGLGLGLVATPSLIAAQSSVEWNERGVVTGTNLFARSIGSALGVAVFGAIANAIYAGGPSGGVDPQTTVNASAAVFLAVLVSAVLTVVAVIAMPAAQRADSNTPSDAKAAVGPVED, translated from the coding sequence ATGACAACGGAAACCACCGAAGGAGTCGGATTCCGGTCCCGGCGCGGACCGATCCTGATTGCCCTGATGCTGGCTACCGGCCTGGTGGCCATCGACTCGACCATTGTGGCCACGGCGGTTCCGTCCATGGTGGAAGACATCGGCGGATTCAGTTCCTTCCCCTGGCTTTTCTCCGCGTACTTGTTGGCACAGGCTGTGTCGGTGCCGATTTACGCCAAGCTTTCGGACGTCGTAGGCCGGAAGCCCATCATCCTCAGCGGCATCGGCTTGTTCCTGCTGGGATCGATCCTGTGTGGGTTCGCCTGGAGCATGCCGGCGCTCATTGCCTTCCGCGTCCTTCAGGGCTTGGGCGCGGGGGCGGTGCAGCCGGTGGCTATTACCATCGCGGGGGATATCTATACCCTTGCCGAGCGGGCCAAGGTGCAGGGCTATCTGGCCAGCGTGTGGGCCATTTCTTCCGTAGTGGGGCCAACTTTGGGAGGGGTTTTCGCTTCCCTGGAAATTTGGCGCTGGATCTTCTTCATCAACATTCCGTTGTGCTTCCTTGCGGGCTGGATGCTGATAAGGACGTTCCACGAGAACATTGAGCGCGCCAAGCACAGGATCGACTACCTGGGCGCCGGTCTCCTCACGGTTTCCTTGAGCCTGCTGATTCTCGGGGCTTTGGAAGGTGGCCAGGCGTGGGCGTGGAACTCTCCGGTCAGCATTACTGTCTTCGCGGTGGGTGGCTTGTTGTTTGCTGCCTTCGTCCTGGCCGAGCGGAGGGCGGCGGAGCCGATCCTGCCCGCATGGGTGCTCTCCCGGCGGCTCCTGGCAACAACGGCGTTGATTTCCTTTGGTGTTGGTGCGGTCATGCTGGGCCTGACGTCCTATGTTCCGACGTTCCTTGAGGGGGCCCTGAAGACTTCTCCCATCCTCGCCGGCCTTGCCTTGGCTGCCCTGACGCTGGGCTGGCCGATCAGCGCATCCCAGGCCGGACGGTTTTATCTCCGCATCGGTTTCAAACGCACCGCCTTGATTGGAATCGTCATCTCCGTGGCGGGCGCGGCAGTGCTTGCCTTCACGGCGTCCTCGCCCAATGTGGTGTTGGTGGCACTGGCCTGCTTCATTGTGGGCCTGGGGCTCGGGCTGGTTGCTACCCCCAGCCTCATTGCCGCCCAGTCGAGCGTGGAGTGGAACGAGCGCGGCGTGGTCACGGGCACAAACCTGTTTGCCCGTTCGATCGGCAGCGCCTTGGGTGTGGCGGTCTTCGGTGCAATCGCCAACGCCATTTACGCCGGTGGTCCCAGCGGCGGTGTCGATCCCCAAACAACTGTGAACGCCTCCGCAGCGGTGTTCCTGGCCGTGCTTGTTAGTGCCGTCCTCACTGTTGTGGCCGTGATCGCCATGCCTGCTGCCCAGCGGGCGGACAGCAACACCCCGTCGGACGCAAAGGCCGCAGTGGGACCTGTGGAGGACTAG
- a CDS encoding adenylosuccinate synthase, which yields MPAIVIVGAQWGDEGKGKATDLLGGRVDYVVKPNGGNNAGHTVVVGGEKYELKLLPAGILSPNAIPIIGNGCVVNLEALFQEIDGLEARGADTSRLRVSANAHLVAPYHQVLDKVTERFLGSRAIGTTGRGIGPAYMDKVARLGIRVQDVFDESILRQKVEGSLRQKNELLVKVYNRRDIIADEIVEYFLSFAERLRPLVIDSTLVLNNALDEGKVVLMEGGQATFLDVDHGTYPFVTSSNPTAGGASVGSGIGPTRISRSIGIIKAYTTRVGAGPFPTELFDDMGVYLQKTGGEFGVNTGRPRRCGWYDAVLARHASRVNGFTDYFVTKLDVLTGIEQIPVCVAYDVDGVRHDEMPMTQTEFHHAVPIFEYFDGWTEDITGARTLEDLPENARNYVLALEKLSGTRFSAIGVGPDRDQTIVVHDLIND from the coding sequence ATGCCCGCTATCGTGATCGTCGGAGCCCAGTGGGGCGACGAAGGCAAAGGCAAAGCAACCGATCTGCTCGGTGGCCGCGTTGACTACGTCGTCAAGCCCAACGGCGGCAACAACGCCGGGCACACCGTGGTTGTTGGCGGTGAGAAGTATGAGCTGAAGCTCCTTCCCGCGGGCATCCTGAGCCCCAACGCCATTCCCATTATTGGCAACGGCTGCGTGGTGAACCTCGAGGCCCTGTTCCAGGAGATCGACGGCCTTGAAGCCCGTGGCGCGGACACCTCGCGCCTGCGCGTTTCGGCCAACGCCCACCTGGTTGCCCCGTACCACCAGGTCCTGGACAAAGTGACGGAGCGCTTCCTTGGCAGCCGCGCCATCGGTACCACGGGCCGCGGCATTGGCCCGGCCTACATGGACAAGGTGGCCCGCCTGGGTATCCGTGTCCAGGACGTCTTTGACGAGTCCATCCTCCGCCAGAAGGTGGAAGGTTCGCTGCGTCAGAAGAACGAACTCCTGGTCAAGGTCTACAACCGCCGCGACATCATTGCGGACGAAATCGTGGAGTACTTCCTTTCCTTCGCCGAGCGGCTCCGCCCGCTGGTCATCGACAGCACACTGGTCCTCAACAACGCTTTGGACGAGGGCAAGGTTGTGCTCATGGAAGGCGGGCAGGCAACGTTCCTGGACGTCGATCACGGCACCTACCCGTTCGTCACCTCCTCCAACCCCACCGCCGGCGGCGCTTCGGTTGGCTCGGGCATTGGCCCCACCCGCATTTCCCGGTCCATCGGCATCATCAAGGCGTACACCACGCGTGTTGGCGCCGGTCCGTTCCCCACGGAACTGTTCGATGACATGGGCGTGTACCTGCAGAAGACCGGCGGCGAGTTCGGAGTGAACACCGGGCGCCCCCGCCGCTGCGGTTGGTACGACGCCGTCCTGGCCCGCCACGCTTCCCGCGTGAACGGTTTCACGGACTACTTCGTCACCAAGCTGGACGTCCTCACGGGCATTGAGCAGATCCCGGTCTGCGTTGCCTACGACGTCGACGGCGTGCGCCATGACGAAATGCCCATGACGCAGACCGAGTTCCACCACGCAGTGCCCATCTTTGAGTACTTCGACGGTTGGACTGAGGACATCACCGGTGCCCGCACCCTGGAAGACCTCCCGGAGAACGCGCGGAACTACGTGCTGGCCCTGGAAAAGCTCTCCGGCACCCGTTTCTCGGCCATCGGCGTCGGCCCGGACCGCGACCAGACGATCGTGGTCCACGACCTCATCAACGACTGA
- a CDS encoding FAD-dependent oxidoreductase, which yields MNFNATPERLMSTSVLVIGTGGAGLRASIELAQRGVEVLAVGKRRKHDAHTSLAAGGINAALGTMDPEDSWQQHAADTLRESYFLADPSIVETVARNAAQGIEDLERWGMPFAREDDGRISQRFFGAHKYRRTAYAGDYTGLEIQRTLMRRAAELNVPIIDTVYITRLLVADGTVFGAYGFDVVDGTPVQIHADAVILAAGGHTRIWRHTSSRRDENTGDSFRLAALAGASIRDAELVQFHPSGLLEPDDAAGTLVSEAARGEGGILTNALGERFMARYDPERMELSTRDRVALAAYTEVAEGRGTEKGGVYLDVSHLPRETIMEKLPRVYRTLIDLQMLDITTTKIEIAPTAHYSMGGVWVAPEDHGTGVNGLYAIGEASSGLHGANRLGGNSLIELLVYGRITGGHVADYVHSRTHIFRDTAAVEIARRELQTLLSERGTESARRLQRELRNLMTEHAGVVRTEKGLELGLEKLTALEERAQLVTAHPDIAGFDDLAHAYDLLGSLLAARATLECALERRETRGAHNRADFPTADPALQGNFIWSTDEGVRFESLPPAPDSFRALAEANADDSVAGKLVE from the coding sequence ATGAACTTCAACGCCACTCCAGAACGACTCATGTCCACTTCGGTGCTTGTCATCGGCACCGGCGGCGCAGGCCTGCGCGCCTCCATTGAACTCGCCCAGCGGGGTGTGGAGGTACTGGCGGTAGGCAAGCGACGCAAACACGACGCCCACACCAGCCTGGCCGCCGGGGGCATCAACGCTGCCCTGGGAACGATGGATCCCGAAGACAGCTGGCAGCAGCACGCAGCCGACACCTTGCGGGAGTCGTACTTCCTTGCCGACCCGTCCATCGTCGAGACGGTAGCCCGGAACGCCGCCCAAGGCATTGAGGACCTTGAACGGTGGGGAATGCCCTTCGCCCGGGAGGATGATGGACGCATCTCCCAGCGTTTCTTCGGAGCACACAAGTATCGCCGCACCGCCTACGCCGGGGACTATACCGGGTTGGAGATCCAGCGAACGCTGATGCGCCGGGCCGCAGAGCTGAACGTGCCCATCATCGACACCGTCTACATCACGCGGTTGCTCGTGGCCGACGGCACCGTCTTCGGCGCTTATGGATTCGACGTCGTGGACGGCACTCCCGTCCAGATCCACGCCGATGCGGTCATCCTGGCCGCAGGCGGACATACCCGTATCTGGCGGCATACCTCCTCCCGGCGCGATGAGAACACCGGGGATTCCTTCCGGTTGGCAGCCCTGGCCGGGGCGAGCATCCGCGACGCCGAGCTGGTCCAGTTCCACCCCTCCGGCCTGTTGGAACCCGACGACGCTGCCGGAACCTTGGTCTCCGAGGCCGCCCGTGGAGAAGGAGGCATTCTCACCAACGCCCTCGGCGAGCGCTTCATGGCACGTTACGACCCCGAGCGCATGGAACTTTCCACCCGGGATCGGGTTGCGCTGGCCGCATATACCGAGGTGGCCGAGGGACGCGGCACGGAGAAGGGCGGCGTCTACCTGGACGTTTCGCACCTGCCGCGGGAAACCATCATGGAAAAGCTGCCACGGGTCTACCGCACGCTGATCGACCTGCAGATGCTGGACATCACCACCACCAAAATCGAAATCGCTCCCACAGCGCACTACTCCATGGGCGGGGTCTGGGTGGCACCGGAGGACCACGGAACAGGAGTGAACGGCCTTTACGCAATCGGCGAAGCCTCTTCCGGGCTTCACGGTGCCAACCGTTTGGGCGGCAATTCACTCATTGAGCTGCTGGTTTACGGCCGGATCACCGGTGGGCACGTGGCTGACTACGTCCATTCACGCACGCACATCTTCCGGGATACTGCCGCCGTCGAGATCGCCCGCCGGGAGTTGCAGACCCTCCTCAGCGAACGCGGAACAGAGTCCGCACGGCGGCTGCAGCGTGAACTCCGCAACCTCATGACCGAGCACGCAGGGGTAGTGCGCACCGAGAAAGGGCTGGAGCTGGGACTTGAGAAGTTGACCGCGTTGGAGGAACGCGCCCAACTGGTCACAGCCCATCCGGACATCGCAGGGTTTGATGACCTGGCCCACGCCTACGACCTCCTGGGCTCCCTGCTCGCGGCACGGGCCACCCTGGAGTGCGCGCTGGAACGCCGCGAAACCCGCGGAGCCCACAACCGTGCCGACTTCCCAACGGCAGATCCGGCATTGCAGGGGAACTTCATCTGGTCCACCGATGAGGGGGTCAGGTTCGAAAGCCTGCCCCCGGCTCCGGATTCGTTCCGGGCACTGGCCGAGGCCAATGCGGACGACTCCGTTGCCGGCAAGCTCGTGGAGTGA
- a CDS encoding type II toxin-antitoxin system Phd/YefM family antitoxin: protein MRTVPLSEAKDKLSALVEEADSTHEIIQITRHGHPSAVLMSADDLESLQETIHWLSQPGIREDLDQAKRDIAAGNTTSGDDLRREFGLPAR, encoded by the coding sequence ATGAGAACAGTGCCACTGAGTGAAGCCAAGGACAAGCTGTCCGCCTTGGTCGAAGAAGCAGACTCAACGCACGAGATCATTCAAATTACGCGACACGGCCATCCATCTGCCGTTCTCATGTCCGCGGACGACCTGGAATCTTTGCAGGAAACCATCCACTGGCTCTCGCAGCCAGGTATCCGTGAAGACCTGGACCAGGCTAAACGCGACATCGCCGCGGGCAACACCACCAGCGGGGACGATCTCCGCCGGGAGTTTGGACTCCCGGCCCGGTGA